In Corylus avellana chromosome ca2, CavTom2PMs-1.0, the following proteins share a genomic window:
- the LOC132170823 gene encoding photosystem I reaction center subunit XI, chloroplastic: MAAASPMASQLKSSFTSPITRALVAPRGLSASPLKVLPSGRRHSFAVKAVQSEKPTYQVIQPINGDPFIGSLETPVTSSPLIAWYLSNLPAYRTAVNPLLRGIEVGLAHGFLLVGPFVKTGPLRNTEYAGGAGSLAAAGLVVILSICLTMYGIASFKEGEPSTAPGLTLTGRKKEPDQLQTADGWAKFTGGFFFGGISGVTWAYILLYVVNLPYYFK, from the exons ATGGCCGCTGCTTCCCCAATGGCCAGCCAGCTGAAGTCTAGTTTCACCTCACCAATCACAAGAGCTTTGGTCGCACCCAGAGGCCTCTCTGCCTCTCCCCTCAAAGTCTTGCCCTCTGGGAGACGCCATTCCTTCGCCGTCAAAGCCGTCCAATCTGAAAAG CCAACTTACCAGGTTATTCAGCCCATCAATGGTGACCCATTCATCGGAAGCCTGGAGACTCCGGTGACATCAAGCCCATTGATTGCATGGTACCTCTCAAACCTTCCGGCCTATCGGACGGCAGTCAACCCACTCCTGAGGGGGATTGAAGTGGGCCTGGCCCATGGGTTTCTCCTTGTTGGGCCCTTCGTCAAGACCGGGCCTTTGAGGAACACCGAGTATGCTGGTGGAGCTGGGTCTCTGGCTGCTGCTGGCCTTGTTGTTATCCTTAGCATCTGCTTGACCATGTATGGCATTGCATCCTTCAAGGAAGGAGAACCATCCACCGCCCCCGGGTTAACCCTAACCGGTCGGAAGAAGGAGCCCGACCAGCTGCAAACCGCGGACGGATGGGCCAAGTTCACCGGCGGGTTCTTCTTCGGTGGGATTTCCGGTGTCACTTGGGCATACATCCTCCTCTACGTCGTGAATCTGCCCTACTACTTCAAGTGA